The stretch of DNA TATTCACAGGTACCAGCCCCAGAAGTACGAGGAAATTTTTCCCAACAGGCGTCAGACGAATGGCAAAGAAAAAGAGCAGTCCAAACATAAGCATATTGGCGATCCTTCCCGCATAGGCAAGAACCATCGGCCGGTCCGTAAACAGATCTGCAATGCGGATCCCTACTGCCTGGGGAAGATACGAAGTAGGTGCATACAAGGCTGTATTTCCAAATCCGTAAAACTGTGTTTTTTCCCGGTCGATACGCTGATCTGCATTCTCTCCGATATCCCATAATGATACATGATCCTTGGCGGAAAATTCCGGAACCAGACCACTGTTAAACGTCCTTCCATATGAGAATAAGTCGTTTCCTCCGTTGCCCTCCGACGTCAGATATCCTCTGGAAACCTCATAACTTCTCAGATAATGGCTGTACTCATCCGGCGAATTAAAGGCCGGAACCGCCGCCAGCGTACAGATACTCATAAAAATATAAACAACGGCAAACACCACTTCTGCCCGGAGCTGTCTGCGTTTCAGAAATGCAAAGATCACCAGCATCACAGCTGCCGCCGCTCCAATCACCAGAAACACCAGTGATTTTGGAAATGGCCTGGAAATGATCCGATAGGCAAGTGTCTGTGTATCATCCTTCTGGCTCACCAACCCTGCAGCCACTCCGGTATCCCCTTTTGCGCCATCTAAAACGATCCGGAATTTCTGCCCCTTACATTCCGTAAGCTTCTGGTCAAGCCGGAAGTACGTGGTATCCCCCGACGATATGGTCAGTCTGCTGGCCTGCCAGCTCTGGATCTCCCTTTCATTCTGATACAGCGTTATCTGAAACGTTCCAGCAACCGATGCACTCTCTGTAGAAAGAAAAAGCTCCACACCGGACAGACGGTTCGTTTTGCAGGTAAACTCCTCTTCAAAGCTTCCTCCCGCACCGATCATAGACCAGGTATCCGGTCTTGCCTGCTGCTTTACATTTCCGAGGATCTCCGAATCACTAAGCAGATATGCGGAAAAGATCAGGATCATTCCCCATATCAGCAGATATTTCAGAGCGTTTTTCAGCTCTGCAGACAGGCTGTATGAGCTCCTGTTTTTTTTCTTATTTTTCATAATATCCCTCTTACTCACTGTTATTTTCACATTCCGCACTATTATAGCATCTGCACGGCAAAAAAAGAAGCTGCGTTTTATGGCAGCTTCTCATTTTTTGTAAACCTATCCGGAACCGGATGCTTATCGATTGTTGATCGCAGTTACCAGTGCATCAATAGAGGCACGGATGATATCCTGATCAACACCCGCTCCCCAGGCAAGCGTTCCATCCGGTTTGCGGATTCCCACATAAGCGATAGCCTGGGAGGAAGAACTCTGCTCCAGAGCATGCTCCTGATAAGTCTCCAGTGTGTATTTCAGTTCGTAAGCTTTCTTCAGTGCATTGCTTACCGCATCCAGACGACCATTTCCGGAAGCCTCTGTAACGATGGTTTTTCCACGGAATGTAGAAGTAACCCGTGTTACGATGCCGTCTTCCTTCTGCTGGAAATGAACCTCATTGATGCTGTATGGTTCAACCACATTTTCGAAGGTAGATTTGAACAGACTGAAGATCTCGTCCGGATGAAGCTCTTTGTGCTTGTGATCGGACACTGCTTTGGCCGCATAGCCCATAGCCTCGCGCATTTTCGGAGGAAGGTTCAGGCCAAACTTTGTCTCCAGTATATAGCCTACACCGCCCTTTCCGGACTGGCTGTTGATACGGATAACATCTGCGTCGTAGTTTCTTCCCACATCTGTCGGATCGATCGGCAGATACGGAACAGTCCAGTGCTCCAGATCTCCGTTCTCTCTCCAGTGCATACCCTTTGCGATGGCATCCTGATGAGATCCGGAAAATGCAGCAAATACAAGAGCTCCACTGTACGGACTTCTTTCATAGATCTGCATTCCAGTACATTTCTCATAAACCTCACAAATATGCGGCATATCAGAAAAATCAATCTTCGGGTCCACACCCTGGGAATACATATTCATACCAAGCGTTACAATATCCACATTACCGGTACGCTCACCATTTCCGAACAAAGTTCCCTCAATTCGGTCAGCACCTGCAAGAAGACCCATCTCGGAGTCTGCAACGCCACATCCACGATCATTGTGCGGATGAAGAGAAACGATCACGTTTTCACGGTATTTCAGATTATCACACATGTATTCCACCTGACTTGCATACACATGCGGCATAGAATGCTCAACCGTAACAGGCAGGTTGATGATCGCTTTGTTATCTGCAGTGGGCTGCCATACATCCAGAACCGCATTGCACACCTCCAGTGCATACTCCGGCTCTGTTCCCGTAAAGCTCTCCGGGCTGTACTCAAACTGAAAATTGCCTTCTGTCTCATCAGCCAGTTTTTTCAGAAGTGCAGCGCCATCTACTGCGATCTTCAGGATCTCCTCTTTTGATTTTTTGAATACCTGCTCTCTCTGCGATACGGATGTGGAATTGTATACATGAACGATCGCTTTTGGGGCGCCTTTAACAGCTTCAAAAGTCTTACGGATGATATGCTCTCTTGCCTGAGTCAGCACCTGGATCGTTACATCCTTCGGGATCAGATCCTGCTCGATCAGCGTACGGAGAAACTCATACTCTGTCTCAGAAGCAGCCGGAAATCCAACCTCGATCTCTTTAAAACCAATCTTTACAAGAAGCTTGAAAAATTCCACTTTCTGCTCCAGGCTCATCGGGATCACAAGTGCCTGATTTCCGTCACGAAGGTCTACAGAGCACCAGATCGGGGCCTTATCCACATATTCTTTCTCCGCCCATTTCATACATTTCACCGGCGGCATGTAATACTGACGTTTGTACTTGGATGGTGTCATCATTTTGTTTTCCTCCACTTTCTGTTTCCATTAAAATTTCTCTTTGGTTTCTGTTTTTGATATAAAGACATAAAAAAAATCTTCCGACTCTGCAGATTCTGCAAGAGACGAAAGACAACTGCTGTCCTACGCGGTACCACTCTTATTTCATGAATAAAAATTCACACACTTGACAGATACTGAATGTATATACATCCTTATATCCTCTCCGGATAACGGCGGACACCGTCTGCGTCTACTCTCTTATATAATATATAAAGATTTCAGGCAGATGCTCCGAGGCGAGTTCCACAAATCCCTTCCGCTGCTTCTCACCGGCCAGCAGCTCTCTGTGCTCCGTTCTCTTGTGTACTATTCCTCATCTACGCATTTTCTTTTTGAAACTGGTATTAGGTTAACACGTTATGGAAGATTTGTCAATGAAATTTTAACGATGCACCGTACGAAACAAGATCATGGTTATATAAAAAACCAGAAAAAGATATCTCTCACCGTTCTGTCAATCAACCTGTAGATCATTTTTATATTCCTGGAAATATGAAGGTCATGCGGATATTTGCAATTGAAGCAGGGAACTTACTTGATTCGGGTGAACTGCAATATTTTTTATTTTTAACAAATTTTTGTTATATTTTACCAGTAAAACATGCTATAGTTCATAGTAAGAAAAAAATTTCGGAGGTATTTTTAATGAAACGTGATCTGAAAAAAATCGTAAGCCAGATGACACTGGAAGAAAAAGCCGGCATGTGCTCAGGTCTTGATTTCTGGCATCTGAAACATGTGGAGCGCTTAGGAATCCCGGAAGTAATGGTCAGCGACGGCCCTCACGGACTTCGTAAGCAGGATGACAAGGGCGATCATCTTGGAATGAATGACAGCATCAAAGCCGTCTGCTTCCCGCCGGCTGCTTTAAGTGCCTGCTCCTTTGACCGCAAGCTGATGGAAGAAATGGGCAAAACTATCGGAAAAGAAGCTCAGGCCAACGATGTATCCATAGTTCTCGGACCGGCCGTAAACATCAAACGTTCTCCTCTCTGCGGAAGAAACTTCGAATATTATTCCGAGGATCCATATCTT from Blautia sp. SC05B48 encodes:
- a CDS encoding 2-isopropylmalate synthase, giving the protein MMTPSKYKRQYYMPPVKCMKWAEKEYVDKAPIWCSVDLRDGNQALVIPMSLEQKVEFFKLLVKIGFKEIEVGFPAASETEYEFLRTLIEQDLIPKDVTIQVLTQAREHIIRKTFEAVKGAPKAIVHVYNSTSVSQREQVFKKSKEEILKIAVDGAALLKKLADETEGNFQFEYSPESFTGTEPEYALEVCNAVLDVWQPTADNKAIINLPVTVEHSMPHVYASQVEYMCDNLKYRENVIVSLHPHNDRGCGVADSEMGLLAGADRIEGTLFGNGERTGNVDIVTLGMNMYSQGVDPKIDFSDMPHICEVYEKCTGMQIYERSPYSGALVFAAFSGSHQDAIAKGMHWRENGDLEHWTVPYLPIDPTDVGRNYDADVIRINSQSGKGGVGYILETKFGLNLPPKMREAMGYAAKAVSDHKHKELHPDEIFSLFKSTFENVVEPYSINEVHFQQKEDGIVTRVTSTFRGKTIVTEASGNGRLDAVSNALKKAYELKYTLETYQEHALEQSSSSQAIAYVGIRKPDGTLAWGAGVDQDIIRASIDALVTAINNR
- a CDS encoding DUF2142 domain-containing protein, whose protein sequence is MKNKKKNRSSYSLSAELKNALKYLLIWGMILIFSAYLLSDSEILGNVKQQARPDTWSMIGAGGSFEEEFTCKTNRLSGVELFLSTESASVAGTFQITLYQNEREIQSWQASRLTISSGDTTYFRLDQKLTECKGQKFRIVLDGAKGDTGVAAGLVSQKDDTQTLAYRIISRPFPKSLVFLVIGAAAAVMLVIFAFLKRRQLRAEVVFAVVYIFMSICTLAAVPAFNSPDEYSHYLRSYEVSRGYLTSEGNGGNDLFSYGRTFNSGLVPEFSAKDHVSLWDIGENADQRIDREKTQFYGFGNTALYAPTSYLPQAVGIRIADLFTDRPMVLAYAGRIANMLMFGLLFFFAIRLTPVGKNFLVLLGLVPVNIQSANSMSADALALALTVALAAFVLAMRYKQKEVMSRRQLIWMYVLTGFLCLCKVVYMPFCLLLFLIPKERFKSRKNYWFHVACAGAVILILSFGWLAIASRYLCESQPGVDTAAQLMGILKDPAAFVLTFVRSLDNFGVTYLTEMIGSNLGWLNIPVCALLAMGYLLILVLQVSGNDDMSGIRLDLPVKSILGGVSLLVFALIFVTLYGQWTAYGYDKILGVQGRYFLPLLFPLILALKPKRFAEGAGEIPWGLFLGAWSIDLCVYVTLFVQALCRFA